In Arthrobacter sp. SLBN-112, a genomic segment contains:
- the purS gene encoding phosphoribosylformylglycinamidine synthase subunit PurS: protein MPRIVVDVMPKPEILDPQGKAIVGALPRLGFTSFSSVRQGKRFELTVDGEVTEEILAQARDAAETLLSNPVIEDVVNVEVVEA from the coding sequence ATGCCCCGGATCGTTGTTGACGTCATGCCCAAGCCCGAGATTCTGGACCCGCAGGGGAAGGCAATCGTTGGCGCTCTCCCCCGGCTGGGCTTCACCAGCTTCAGCTCTGTCCGCCAGGGCAAGCGTTTCGAACTGACGGTCGACGGCGAGGTGACGGAGGAGATCCTGGCCCAGGCCCGCGATGCCGCCGAAACCCTCCTGTCCAACCCCGTGATCGAAGACGTCGTCAACGTCGAGGTCGTCGAGGCCTGA
- the purQ gene encoding phosphoribosylformylglycinamidine synthase subunit PurQ translates to MTELPLIGEAVAVAAEPRLAGARIGVVTFPGTLDDRDAARAVRLAGATAVELWHGDTELGDVDAVVIPGGFSYGDYLRAGAIARFAPLMSKIIDAANSDAKLPVLGICNGFQILTESHLLPGSMIKNDHLKFLCRDQVLRVENANTAWTLDYQSGQEITIPLKNQDGQYIADEKTLDALEAEGRVVFRYVGFNPNGSRRDIAGISNAAGNVVGLMPHPEHAVEPGFGPESLDGIGGSDTDGLGFFTSVLNKIVGGDK, encoded by the coding sequence ATGACTGAACTTCCCCTGATCGGCGAGGCAGTCGCCGTCGCCGCGGAGCCGCGCCTCGCCGGCGCCCGGATCGGCGTCGTGACCTTCCCCGGAACCCTTGACGACCGCGACGCCGCCCGCGCCGTCCGCCTGGCCGGCGCCACCGCCGTCGAACTCTGGCATGGCGACACGGAACTCGGCGACGTGGACGCCGTCGTCATTCCCGGCGGTTTCTCCTACGGCGACTACCTGCGCGCCGGTGCCATTGCGCGCTTTGCCCCGCTGATGTCCAAAATCATCGACGCCGCGAACTCCGATGCCAAGCTGCCCGTCCTGGGCATCTGCAACGGTTTCCAGATCCTCACCGAGTCGCACCTGCTGCCCGGGTCGATGATCAAGAATGACCACCTGAAGTTCCTTTGCCGCGACCAGGTGCTGCGTGTCGAGAACGCCAACACCGCGTGGACGCTGGACTACCAGTCGGGCCAGGAGATCACCATCCCGCTGAAGAACCAGGACGGCCAGTACATCGCTGACGAGAAGACCCTCGACGCCCTTGAGGCTGAGGGACGCGTCGTCTTCCGCTACGTGGGCTTCAACCCGAACGGCTCCCGCCGCGACATCGCCGGTATCTCCAACGCAGCAGGCAACGTGGTGGGCCTCATGCCGCACCCCGAGCACGCCGTAGAGCCGGGCTTCGGCCCCGAATCGCTCGATGGCATCGGCGGTTCCGACACCGACGGCCTGGGCTTCTTCACCTCCGTACTGAACAAGATTGTGGGAGGCGACAAGTGA
- the purL gene encoding phosphoribosylformylglycinamidine synthase subunit PurL: MTTETTKKFNIDTVENAAKTPDTELPWAELGLKRNEFDEIVKVLGRRPTGAELAMYSVMWSEHCSYKSSKNHLRQFGQKVTEEMKKDMLVGIGENAGVTNLGDGWAVTFKIESHNSPSFVEPYQGAATGIGGIVRDIISMGARPVAVMDPLRFGAIDHPDTARVMHGAVAGIGGYGNSLGLPNIGGEMVFDSVYQGNPLVNALAVGVMRHEDIRLANASGKGNKVVLFGARTGGDGIGGASVLASESFDDTKPSKRPAVQVGDPFAEKVLIECCLELFKGSLVEGIQDLGAAGISCATSELASNGDGGMQVELTSVLLRDPTLTPGEILMSESQERMMAVVTPENVEAFEAVMDKWAVEYSWLGEVTDTGRLIITWEGDVIVDVDPRTVAHDGPVYDRPFARPEWQDAVQADTFTGSVQDAGRPAAPAELAKAVTELVASPNMCSKSWITNQYDRYVGGNTSMAFPDDAGVVRVDEESGLGVALATDANGRYTYLDPYHGAQLALAEAYRNVATAGAIPMAVSDCLNFGSPEDPDVMWQLAEAIRGLSDACMVLGIPVTGGNVSLYNQTGTTPIHPSPVVAVLGKLDDVARRTPSGWREDGQAIYLLGTTGAELDGSEWANMRGHLGGQPPKVDLEAERALGEILINASRDGMIDSAHDLSEGGLAAALVESSLRYGVGARIALQDVMDRDGVDLFTALFSESQGRAVVGVPRSEEVRFTDMCTARGFAHTRVGVVDAASGKLEINGVEGLSLDALREAHEGTLPKYFG; this comes from the coding sequence GTGACCACCGAAACCACCAAGAAGTTCAACATCGACACCGTCGAGAACGCAGCCAAGACTCCGGACACCGAGCTGCCCTGGGCCGAATTGGGCCTGAAGCGGAACGAGTTCGACGAGATCGTCAAGGTCCTGGGCCGCCGCCCCACCGGTGCCGAACTGGCCATGTACTCCGTCATGTGGAGCGAACACTGCTCCTACAAGTCCTCCAAGAACCACCTGCGCCAGTTCGGCCAGAAGGTCACCGAGGAAATGAAGAAGGACATGCTGGTGGGCATCGGCGAAAACGCCGGCGTGACCAACCTCGGGGACGGCTGGGCCGTGACCTTCAAGATCGAATCGCACAACTCGCCGTCGTTCGTTGAGCCCTACCAGGGCGCCGCGACCGGCATCGGCGGCATTGTCCGCGACATCATCTCCATGGGCGCCCGCCCGGTGGCCGTGATGGATCCGCTGCGCTTCGGCGCGATCGACCACCCGGACACCGCCCGCGTCATGCACGGTGCAGTGGCCGGCATCGGCGGCTACGGCAACTCCCTGGGCCTGCCCAACATCGGCGGCGAAATGGTGTTCGACTCCGTGTACCAGGGCAACCCGCTGGTCAACGCGCTGGCCGTGGGCGTCATGCGCCACGAGGACATCCGCCTCGCCAACGCCTCCGGCAAGGGCAACAAGGTGGTCCTGTTCGGTGCCCGCACCGGCGGTGACGGCATTGGCGGCGCCTCCGTGCTGGCCTCAGAGTCTTTCGACGACACCAAGCCGTCCAAGCGTCCCGCGGTGCAGGTGGGCGACCCGTTCGCCGAGAAGGTCCTCATCGAGTGCTGCCTGGAGCTGTTCAAGGGCTCCCTGGTGGAAGGCATCCAGGACCTCGGCGCCGCCGGTATCTCCTGTGCGACGTCGGAACTGGCCTCCAACGGCGACGGCGGCATGCAGGTTGAGCTGACCTCGGTCCTGCTGCGCGACCCCACGCTGACCCCGGGCGAGATCCTGATGTCCGAGTCGCAGGAACGCATGATGGCCGTTGTCACGCCGGAGAACGTGGAAGCGTTCGAAGCCGTCATGGACAAGTGGGCTGTGGAGTACTCCTGGCTGGGCGAGGTGACCGACACCGGCCGCCTCATCATCACCTGGGAAGGCGACGTGATTGTCGACGTCGATCCCCGCACCGTGGCCCACGACGGCCCGGTCTACGACCGCCCGTTCGCCCGTCCCGAGTGGCAGGACGCCGTCCAGGCCGACACCTTCACCGGCTCGGTGCAGGACGCCGGGCGCCCGGCCGCCCCCGCTGAACTGGCCAAGGCCGTCACCGAACTCGTGGCATCGCCGAACATGTGCTCCAAGTCCTGGATCACCAACCAGTACGACCGGTACGTCGGCGGCAACACCTCCATGGCGTTCCCCGATGACGCCGGAGTGGTCCGCGTGGACGAGGAATCAGGCCTGGGCGTTGCCCTGGCCACCGACGCCAACGGCCGCTACACCTACCTCGATCCGTACCACGGCGCGCAGCTGGCACTGGCAGAGGCCTACCGCAACGTGGCCACCGCCGGCGCCATCCCCATGGCCGTCAGCGACTGCCTGAACTTCGGCTCCCCCGAGGACCCGGACGTCATGTGGCAGCTCGCCGAAGCCATCCGCGGCCTGTCCGACGCCTGCATGGTGCTGGGCATCCCGGTCACCGGCGGCAACGTCTCGCTATACAACCAGACGGGCACCACGCCCATCCACCCCTCCCCCGTGGTGGCGGTCCTGGGCAAACTCGACGACGTTGCCCGCCGCACGCCGTCGGGCTGGCGTGAGGACGGCCAGGCCATCTACCTCCTGGGCACCACGGGCGCCGAGCTGGACGGTTCCGAGTGGGCCAACATGCGCGGCCACCTGGGCGGCCAGCCGCCGAAGGTTGACCTCGAGGCCGAGCGCGCACTGGGCGAGATCCTGATCAACGCATCCCGCGACGGCATGATCGACTCCGCGCACGACCTCTCCGAAGGCGGCCTTGCAGCTGCGCTGGTGGAGTCCTCACTGCGCTACGGCGTGGGTGCCCGGATCGCGCTGCAGGACGTCATGGACCGGGACGGCGTGGACCTGTTCACGGCACTCTTCTCCGAATCCCAGGGGCGTGCCGTGGTGGGCGTCCCGCGCTCTGAGGAAGTCCGCTTCACGGACATGTGCACCGCCCGCGGCTTCGCGCACACCCGCGTCGGCGTGGTGGACGCGGCCAGCGGCAAGCTGGAGATCAACGGCGTGGAGGGCCTGTCCCTGGACGCCCTCCGCGAAGCCCACGAGGGGACGCTGCCGAAGTACTTCGGCTGA
- a CDS encoding DUF503 domain-containing protein, whose product MWIGWIEFDILLGDVHSLKEKRSVVRPLLAELKRRFEVSVAEVGDHSQYRRTQLGAGLVAADRPHLMEVLAAVERFVAGRPEIELLSVRQRELHSED is encoded by the coding sequence ATGTGGATCGGCTGGATCGAGTTCGATATCCTCCTGGGCGACGTGCACAGCCTCAAGGAGAAACGCTCCGTGGTCCGGCCCCTCCTCGCTGAACTCAAGCGCCGCTTCGAGGTCTCCGTTGCCGAGGTGGGGGACCACAGCCAGTACCGGCGCACCCAGCTTGGTGCTGGCTTGGTGGCAGCAGACCGGCCGCACCTCATGGAGGTGCTCGCCGCCGTCGAACGTTTCGTGGCAGGCAGGCCCGAGATCGAACTGCTCAGCGTCCGCCAGCGCGAGCTGCACAGCGAGGACTAA
- a CDS encoding putative quinol monooxygenase, whose protein sequence is MIFIVVKFKVKPEWSERWPDLVADFTQATRQEPGNLWFDWSRSLEDPNEYVLVEAFKDDTAGDHVNSGHFKKAMADMPQALVETPKIISRQLDGEGWDLMGELTI, encoded by the coding sequence GTGATCTTTATCGTCGTCAAGTTCAAGGTTAAGCCTGAATGGTCGGAACGCTGGCCGGACCTCGTTGCGGACTTCACCCAAGCCACCCGGCAGGAACCGGGCAACCTGTGGTTCGACTGGTCCCGCAGCTTGGAGGACCCCAACGAGTACGTCCTGGTGGAAGCCTTCAAGGACGACACCGCCGGCGACCACGTCAACAGCGGCCACTTCAAGAAGGCCATGGCGGACATGCCGCAGGCCCTTGTGGAAACACCGAAAATCATCAGCCGCCAGCTCGACGGCGAAGGCTGGGACCTGATGGGCGAACTCACCATCTAA
- a CDS encoding DUF1990 domain-containing protein: MTDNAQGAGGLNYPGIGSTETGAAPAGYDRVLEEALLGSGLEAYRRVADGILGWELQRRAGLRVRAKSPRAVPGARVVSGFGVGPFRLDAPCQVVWVHEPADLDGPQSAGFGYGTLPGHPARGEESFEVEINGQGEVWLRIRAFSKPANWFYAAGGLVTRAAQRHVTSRYIEGARSLAAEGTSQ; encoded by the coding sequence ATGACTGACAACGCACAGGGGGCAGGCGGCCTTAATTACCCCGGTATTGGAAGCACTGAAACAGGCGCGGCGCCGGCCGGGTATGACCGTGTCCTGGAGGAGGCGCTCCTTGGCTCCGGGCTTGAGGCCTACCGGCGCGTCGCGGATGGCATCCTGGGCTGGGAACTGCAGCGGCGGGCGGGCCTGCGGGTCCGTGCCAAGTCGCCGAGGGCGGTGCCCGGTGCGCGCGTGGTGAGCGGATTCGGCGTCGGGCCCTTCCGCCTGGATGCGCCCTGCCAGGTGGTGTGGGTCCACGAGCCCGCGGACCTGGATGGGCCGCAATCGGCCGGCTTTGGCTACGGTACGCTGCCCGGCCACCCCGCCCGTGGCGAGGAGTCCTTCGAAGTGGAGATCAACGGCCAGGGGGAGGTATGGCTTCGAATCCGTGCTTTCAGCAAGCCCGCCAACTGGTTCTACGCCGCCGGCGGACTGGTCACCCGCGCGGCGCAGCGGCACGTTACTTCCCGGTACATTGAAGGGGCACGCTCTCTCGCCGCGGAAGGAACATCCCAGTGA
- a CDS encoding MmcQ/YjbR family DNA-binding protein, translating to MDPTELRNICLSFPGAYEDFPFGPETSVFKVRAHIAGGTRHEAKLFAVSTMDERDFSVSLKCEPALAVQLRAVHPEITGAWHMNKTHWNGVRLDGNLPAGMIRDMVEDSYDLVVAGLSRKQQEQLGWARLERAGSDD from the coding sequence ATGGACCCAACTGAGCTGAGGAATATCTGCCTTTCGTTTCCGGGAGCGTACGAGGATTTTCCTTTCGGACCGGAAACCTCAGTCTTCAAGGTCCGTGCCCACATTGCCGGGGGCACCCGGCACGAGGCCAAGCTGTTTGCCGTGTCCACCATGGATGAGCGCGACTTTTCGGTGAGCCTGAAGTGCGAACCGGCCCTGGCGGTGCAGCTGCGCGCAGTGCACCCGGAGATCACCGGCGCATGGCATATGAACAAGACGCACTGGAACGGTGTACGCCTGGACGGCAACTTGCCTGCGGGGATGATCCGGGACATGGTGGAGGACTCGTATGACCTGGTGGTGGCCGGCCTGAGCCGGAAGCAGCAGGAGCAACTGGGGTGGGCGCGCCTTGAAAGGGCCGGCAGTGATGACTGA
- a CDS encoding 2-oxoglutarate and iron-dependent oxygenase domain-containing protein, translating to MSHDQGAIPVLDLRSARRADGSFSPEFIEQLRHATHTVGFFQITGYGGRPGQAEQLLDIIRRFFSLPLDERMKLDNRLSPHFRGYTRMGTEITQGRADAREQIDYSPDREPVTEFPADQPYWLLQGPNLWPGEAFPELRPAAMEWAALMSGVGMELLRAIAVSLQLPEDYFDGPFRDAPAWMGKLVHYVGGVVEAAGDQGVGSHADYGFVTLLLQDNVGGLEVLPPGTSRWLPVEPLPGALVVNLGEMLEVATEGYLAATIHRVQAPPPGVDRYSVPFFWSPRLDAVIQPVPLAPELKAAARGITDDPSNPLLASFGLNMLKGRMRAHPDVTERHYPELMKR from the coding sequence ATGTCACACGACCAGGGCGCCATACCTGTTCTGGACCTGCGTTCCGCACGGCGGGCGGACGGCTCTTTCAGCCCGGAATTCATCGAACAGCTGCGTCACGCCACACACACTGTCGGGTTCTTCCAAATCACTGGATACGGCGGCCGGCCCGGGCAGGCCGAACAGCTCCTGGACATCATCCGGCGCTTCTTCAGCCTGCCCCTGGATGAACGGATGAAGCTGGACAACCGTTTGTCACCGCACTTCCGCGGCTACACCCGGATGGGCACGGAAATCACGCAGGGGCGTGCGGACGCCCGGGAGCAGATCGACTATTCGCCGGACCGCGAGCCGGTCACGGAGTTTCCGGCAGACCAGCCGTACTGGCTTTTGCAGGGCCCCAACCTCTGGCCCGGCGAGGCGTTCCCCGAACTCCGGCCGGCTGCCATGGAATGGGCCGCACTGATGTCCGGTGTGGGCATGGAACTGCTGCGGGCCATTGCGGTCTCGCTGCAGCTGCCCGAAGACTACTTCGACGGACCTTTCCGGGATGCCCCCGCGTGGATGGGCAAGCTGGTGCACTATGTGGGCGGCGTGGTGGAAGCCGCGGGTGACCAGGGCGTGGGCTCGCACGCGGACTACGGCTTCGTAACCCTGTTGCTGCAGGACAATGTGGGGGGACTTGAAGTGCTGCCGCCGGGAACCAGCCGTTGGCTGCCGGTGGAACCGCTGCCGGGCGCGCTGGTGGTGAACCTGGGCGAGATGCTGGAAGTAGCCACCGAGGGGTACCTGGCTGCCACCATCCACCGAGTCCAGGCGCCGCCACCGGGCGTTGACCGCTACTCGGTACCGTTCTTCTGGTCGCCCCGGCTGGACGCGGTGATCCAGCCGGTCCCCCTGGCACCGGAACTGAAGGCCGCGGCACGAGGCATCACTGATGATCCGTCCAATCCCCTGTTGGCGTCCTTCGGCCTGAACATGCTCAAAGGACGCATGCGCGCGCACCCGGATGTCACCGAACGGCATTATCCGGAGCTGATGAAGCGCTAG
- a CDS encoding CoA-binding protein, with protein MGHTNDPAVIERLMRTQGRWAIVGLTTNEWRAAYDTSLFIRDKLGMEIIPVNLPGEPVHGETGYRTLADIPAEKRPIDVVDCFVNSQRVGDVVDQAIATGAKAVWLQLGVIDEAAAERAKAAGLDVVMNACPAQLAWKYNL; from the coding sequence ATGGGCCACACCAACGATCCCGCAGTCATCGAACGCCTCATGCGTACCCAGGGGCGCTGGGCCATCGTGGGCCTGACCACCAATGAGTGGCGCGCCGCCTACGATACCTCGCTGTTCATCCGCGACAAGCTCGGCATGGAAATCATCCCCGTCAACCTGCCCGGCGAACCCGTGCACGGCGAAACCGGGTACCGCACCCTCGCCGACATACCTGCGGAAAAGCGGCCCATCGACGTCGTGGACTGCTTTGTGAACTCGCAGCGGGTGGGTGACGTGGTGGACCAGGCCATTGCCACGGGCGCCAAAGCCGTCTGGCTGCAGCTGGGGGTCATCGACGAAGCCGCGGCGGAACGCGCCAAGGCAGCAGGCCTGGACGTGGTGATGAACGCCTGCCCGGCGCAACTGGCCTGGAAGTACAACCTCTAG
- a CDS encoding sigma-70 family RNA polymerase sigma factor, giving the protein MTDAQTDAAPDHAVPGPAALSLVYKTYASQVLGYLAARGVEDPEAAMQEVFLSVLPRLDTVRGGKAGLRTFIFSVAHARMVDDHRRQSRHPVKLPFEPELDQREETSAEKEALQNISPGEVRGLLSGLPQDQREVLSLRLVGGLTVEETAEAMNKSAGSVKQLQRRALLKLRDLAAVKEYLAP; this is encoded by the coding sequence GTGACCGATGCACAGACAGATGCGGCCCCGGACCACGCCGTCCCCGGACCTGCTGCCCTCAGCCTCGTCTACAAAACGTACGCATCACAAGTCCTGGGCTACCTTGCGGCCCGTGGCGTCGAGGATCCGGAGGCGGCCATGCAGGAAGTGTTCCTTTCCGTCCTGCCCCGCCTGGACACCGTGCGTGGAGGAAAGGCCGGGCTGCGGACGTTCATCTTCAGCGTTGCCCACGCCCGCATGGTGGACGATCACCGGCGCCAAAGCCGTCACCCGGTAAAGCTGCCGTTCGAGCCCGAACTCGACCAGCGCGAAGAGACCTCGGCCGAAAAAGAAGCTCTGCAAAACATCTCGCCCGGTGAGGTCCGGGGACTCCTGTCCGGACTGCCCCAAGACCAGCGCGAAGTACTCTCGCTTCGTTTGGTGGGAGGCCTGACCGTGGAAGAGACGGCGGAGGCCATGAATAAGAGCGCCGGCTCCGTGAAGCAGCTCCAGCGCCGTGCGCTGCTCAAACTCCGGGACCTCGCCGCAGTGAAGGAGTACCTCGCGCCATGA
- a CDS encoding DUF1508 domain-containing protein yields MAGNFEVFLDPEMLYRFRLLGPDGSVMAVSQGFEDKAAVAAGIAAVRECAGTGLVTDLSPTGGESRPAANAVPDELPAVVVPACDDQRLPGEAARLRTGEGAAEAGHGAALEQDGSPLRTGRKKFKKTFGRA; encoded by the coding sequence GTGGCAGGAAACTTCGAAGTTTTTCTTGATCCGGAGATGCTCTACAGGTTCCGGCTGCTGGGGCCCGACGGGTCGGTCATGGCTGTCTCGCAAGGGTTCGAGGACAAAGCTGCGGTAGCTGCGGGTATCGCAGCAGTGCGTGAATGTGCCGGGACAGGCCTGGTGACCGATCTCAGCCCCACCGGGGGAGAGTCCCGTCCCGCCGCCAACGCTGTTCCAGACGAGCTCCCCGCCGTCGTCGTGCCCGCTTGCGATGACCAGCGGCTGCCTGGTGAGGCTGCACGCCTACGCACTGGCGAAGGCGCCGCGGAGGCAGGCCACGGCGCCGCGTTGGAGCAGGACGGCAGCCCGCTGAGGACCGGCCGAAAAAAATTCAAAAAAACTTTTGGGCGGGCGTAA